Within the Nitrospirota bacterium genome, the region AGATAATCTTCAAATTTTTCTTTTGTTTCATCTCCTGTTCCGTTAAGATATACGGAGCTAATCTATTCCCGTATGCCTCAAAACATGCATTTGATAAATTTTCTATTTTAGGCTCCAGTTTCTTTTTGCTTTGTTCATCTTTAACCAAGACAAAGACATCTATATCACTGTTTACCCTTTCCAAACCTTTTGCTACAGATCCAAACAAAACCACTCTTTTAATTAAAGTCGTGGGTAAATTTTTTAATAGTGTATCTTTAAAGTCCTCTACAGGCTCTTTAATACCTGAAACACCTTTAATTAATTTAGATAAAACTCTAAAAGCATAACTCTTACGATTTACTCTCCACAGATGGACTTTCCCAACAGTAACGCAGTTCACGAGATTAAACTCGGTGAGTTCTCTCATCATTCTATTTACACTCATGTGAGAGACTTTTAAAATAGATGCTATCTCTCTTTCACTCATAGAAGCCTCATGAGTTAGGAGAAATTTTATTATTTTTACCTTTGTTTTTGAATTTAATATATCAAGCAGCGAAATATGAAACTTCATATAAGTCTCCTTGTAACATATTTGTTACAAGTGTAACATATTAATTTTCCCGCTGACAAGTGGAGAGGTTCATGAGAACTTTGGTTATGAGATTTTATAAGACAAGACGTCAAAAATATCCTGTTTGAATCTTGATGGTATAATCCTTATCGTTTTTTGTTATGTTATCTGTCTGTTGCAGGCATATTATATTTTACTTTATTTTTCTCCCACCACTCTTGCCATTCTTCTCTATTAGTTCCAAAGTCTTCACCGGTGATTTTGCTAAGGGCATAAGCCCCAGCCTGCAGCACAAAATTTATTTTGTAGTTTTCAATAATATCAGTCATCTTATAGTTCTCCAGATAGTATTTGGCATAATAGTGTTCAAAATTAATAATGTTAAGATATTTTCCATACCGCGTTTTTAACTCGTGAAGTGCAGGAACCTTATCAGGATCTCTATCAATCCACCTTTCAAGAACTCTATAATTAACTATACCCCAATTTGCTATATCCCCTGTGTCAACAATAACTACAGTTTCACTTATCTCTAAGGCTGGAAATGAACTAATCAACGCGGGTATGGGGCCCTTTGCACCTATTTCAGCTAATACAAGGGCAATATATCCATGCTTATTTGATGACATGTTTTCTTCCTTCTTCTGGAGAGCCTCAATGAGTGTTGGCACAGCATTTTTGCCCTGTTTTTCTAAGTATGAAGATGCTTCCTCCTTTGAGCAATCCTTAGACAGTAATCTATCTATTACAGCCGGGATACCTTTCTTACCTGAGAAAATGCCATCCTTCTGCATTTCTTGTATCAGTGCCTTGTACAAGTTCTTACGAACCTCGCTCCTAATTTTCTTGTTTTATATACTTGAATAATCGTTTTGCTAATTTATATTCGCCTATCCGCTTTTTTAAGTTTTCTCTTGCCCTTTGGCTCATAGGGCATTACTTTATCCCCGCCCCCTCCTTCACATCCTTCTCAGTCGTTAATATTGATAATACGCCGTCGCTGTCAGTGGCGGCAAGCACCATGCCCTGCGACTCAACGCCCATTAATTTTGCAGGCTGAAGATTTGTAACCACCACAACCTTTTTCCCGGTAAGGTCCTCAGGCGCATATACATTCCCGATTCCCGCCACTACCTGACGCATCTCTCCGGTATCTACCTGAAGCTTAATCAGCTTGTTTGATTTTTTCACCCGCTCTGCACTAATAACTTTTCCGACCTTTAATTTGACCTTTAAAAAATCATCAATTGTGATAAGGTTTAATCCTTCTGCTTCTGGTTCAGCAGATGCCTTTTCTTCTCTTTGCATTTCTTTTTTCACCTCTATCCTCGGAAACAATTGTTCTGCCTTTGAAACTTTTATTTCATAACCCGGCGTCCATTCCCATTTAAAGATTTCAGGATATTTCTCTGAACCGAAACTCTGTCTGGTTTCATCAGCTAATGACTTAAGTCCGAGCTGCTTCCATATTTTTTTTGTTGTATCAGGCATAAACGGATGCAGCGCAACTGCCGTAAGCCTAATGGCATTCCATAGATTAAACATAACGAACTTCAATTGTTCTGTATTGCTTTTGGCAAGTTTCCAAGGTTCTTTTTGTGCTATATGATTATTGGCAGCCCTGACAATAATCCAGATAGCGTCAAGTATTATATTGAATCTGAGATGAGACCAATGGCCGTAGTTTTCATCATCAATGGCGGTATGCATTGCATTTATACACTCACGCGCAAAGGGATTAATCTCGGTTGTGTCTCCCATCGGAATTTCAATTTTACTCTCAAAATATTTTTCCGCCATTGTCAAAAATCTGCTCAATAAATTTCCTAAGTCGTTTGCAAGGTCAGTATTGATACGGTTAATCAAAGCCTCTTCTGAGAAATTACCATCAAGGCCGAAAGGAACTTCCCGAAAAAGAAAAAACCTGAACGCGTCCGCGCCATACTTACCAATCATTGCATTAGGGTCCACCACATTGCCGAAAGACTTTGACATTTTCTTCCCGTTCACCGTCCACCAGCCGTGCGCAAAGATATTCTGAGGCAAAGGTAATTTAAGCGCCATGAGCATCGTAGACCAGTAAACCGCATGTGTTGTAAGGATATCTTTTCCGACAAGGTGATGGTCCGCAGGCCACCAGTCATCTGAGTTGAGAGTTAACCCCCCTTTAATTCCCCCCTTATTAAGGGGGGAGGCAGGGGGGTGTTGTAAATTTTCACTCCCGACTCCTGACTTCTGACTCCTGACTCCTTTTGGGGGAGTAAGATATTTTGTTGCTGAATAGTAATTTACCAGCGCGTCAAACCAGACGTAAACCACAAAGTCTTTATCAAAAGAAAACGGAATGCCCCATGCAAGCCTTGATTTGGGCCTTGATATGCAGAGGTCTCCGAGGGTGTTGTTCTTTAAAAAGCCGAGCACCTCATTCCTGCGCGTATCCGGAAGTATGTATGAGGGATTGTCTTCAATATATTTAATGAGCCTCTCCTGATACTTTGACATCAGGAAAAAATAGTTTTCCTCCTGTATCTGCTCCACAGCCCGGCCGCAGTCAGGACATTTCCCCTCAACAAGGTCTTTTTCCGTCCAGAACCGCTCGTCCGGCGTGCAATACCATCCCGAGTACTGTCTTTTTTCTATCTCTCCGTTATCCCACAAAATCCGGATAAGTCCCTGCACTGTCTTAATATGTTCAGAATCAGTGGTGCGGATAAATGTATCATTTGATATATTTAATTTTGTCCAGAGATTCCTGAAATTCCCAACCATCAGGTCAGCATGTGTCTTCGGGGTGTGCCCCCTTTCCTGCGCGGATTTTTCAACTTTTTGCCCGTGCTCGTCAGTGCCGGTAAGGAAAAAAACCTCCCTGCCTTTAAGCCTGTTGTACCGTGCAAGTATGTCGGCTGCAATCGTTGTATAGGCATGGCCTATATGCGGGACGTCATTAACATAATAAATCGGGGTGGTGACATAAAACTTCTCCATCTTTCCTTACCTTCTCTTTTTCTTCCAGAAATTCCTGCGTTTGTTAAACGGCTTGCCCTTGCCCGTTTTTTCAGGCTGTTCTGAGCCGGGGACTTGCGCCTGCCTGTCGCCTGCCTGTCCTGTAGGCAGGGTAGGCACGGTTAAGCTTTCAGCGTTGGGTGTTGGGTGTTGAGCGCCTGCCTGCCAGGAGGCAAGGTTCGGCATATCCTGCACCGGAGACTGAGGCCTGTGTTCCTGCCTCCGGCGTCTGCGTTCTCTATCGCGTCTTCTGTGTTCTCTGCCTTTATAACTTGTTTCAGTCTTTCCTGCCGTTTTATCATCCTGCTGCCCTGCCACCTGATCTTTTGCATTATTGCCTGTTACTGTTTCTGCTGCTACTGCCTGTTCTGCCTGCGGCTCTTCTATGGTTTCCTTTGAAGCTTCAACATAGGGTTCGCCGGGCTGCTTGCATTCATATCCCAGACAGCACATCAGCCTGCCGCAAATGCCTGAAAGCTTGCTTGGATTTAAGGCAAGCTCCTGCTTTTTCGCCATTCTTATTGATACCGGTTCAAAGGATGTAAGAAAAAGCGTGCAGCATGTCTGCCTGCCGCATACACCGATGCCGCCGATGCATTTTACCTCGTCCCTTACGCCTATCTGCCGCATCTCTATCCGGGTTTTAAATCTCCCCGCAAGGTCCCTTACAAGCTCCCTGAAGTCAATCCTCTCATCGGCAGTAAAATAGAAGATGAGCCTTTTCCTGTCAAGAGTTGACTCCGTGGCAATCACCTTCATAGCAAGCTTATGGTCTTTTACCTTTTCAATGCAAAAAGCCTTTGCCTCGTTTTCAAAAGTACGGTTGTTTTTGTCACTGGCAATGTCTTCCTCAGTTGCTATCCTGAGAATTTTTTTAAGCTGCGGCTCAGGCTTTTCAATGATGTGTTTTGCTTTTATGACAACGCCGAGGTTTAAACCCATTTCAGACTCTGCCACAACCCATGTTCCGGGGCTGACTTCAACGCCGTTTACCTCAAAGAAATTTGGTTTGCCGCATGACTTAAATCTTACGCTTACTGCATTTATACGTGTACGGGATTCTCCGCCTTCAGCAGGCGGCGGGTTGTCAGCCGCCGGTTTTTCAGCAGCTTCCGGCTGTTCTTCGCTAACCGCTTTGCCCGCATTCTGTGTGTCGTCTGCTGTATTCTGTGCGCTATCTTCCTGCATCTATCCTCCCTGCGAGCTATAACCCAAAGCCTCTTTTAACAAAATACTTGTATAGTAAAATGTAAGTTCTTTGTTTAAATTAAACCGTAACCGGTCTTTTATATCATTAAGTTTATCAGAAAGCGTAAGTATTTCTCTCAAATCAGCGTATTGTGAAATATTTTTTATCTCCGCCTCTTTGTCGTAATTAATCAAAAGCCCTGCATTGTCAGTAGCCTTAAACACAGCAATATCCCTGAGCCAAAGCTGCGCCCACTCAAACCATTCCTCCATAGAATCCC harbors:
- a CDS encoding nucleotidyltransferase domain-containing protein, producing MKFHISLLDILNSKTKVKIIKFLLTHEASMSEREIASILKVSHMSVNRMMRELTEFNLVNCVTVGKVHLWRVNRKSYAFRVLSKLIKGVSGIKEPVEDFKDTLLKNLPTTLIKRVVLFGSVAKGLERVNSDIDVFVLVKDEQSKKKLEPKIENLSNACFEAYGNRLAPYILTEQEMKQKKNLKII
- a CDS encoding metallophosphoesterase gives rise to the protein MQKDGIFSGKKGIPAVIDRLLSKDCSKEEASSYLEKQGKNAVPTLIEALQKKEENMSSNKHGYIALVLAEIGAKGPIPALISSFPALEISETVVIVDTGDIANWGIVNYRVLERWIDRDPDKVPALHELKTRYGKYLNIINFEHYYAKYYLENYKMTDIIENYKINFVLQAGAYALSKITGEDFGTNREEWQEWWEKNKVKYNMPATDR
- the metG gene encoding methionine--tRNA ligase, giving the protein MEKFYVTTPIYYVNDVPHIGHAYTTIAADILARYNRLKGREVFFLTGTDEHGQKVEKSAQERGHTPKTHADLMVGNFRNLWTKLNISNDTFIRTTDSEHIKTVQGLIRILWDNGEIEKRQYSGWYCTPDERFWTEKDLVEGKCPDCGRAVEQIQEENYFFLMSKYQERLIKYIEDNPSYILPDTRRNEVLGFLKNNTLGDLCISRPKSRLAWGIPFSFDKDFVVYVWFDALVNYYSATKYLTPPKGVRSQKSGVGSENLQHPPASPLNKGGIKGGLTLNSDDWWPADHHLVGKDILTTHAVYWSTMLMALKLPLPQNIFAHGWWTVNGKKMSKSFGNVVDPNAMIGKYGADAFRFFLFREVPFGLDGNFSEEALINRINTDLANDLGNLLSRFLTMAEKYFESKIEIPMGDTTEINPFARECINAMHTAIDDENYGHWSHLRFNIILDAIWIIVRAANNHIAQKEPWKLAKSNTEQLKFVMFNLWNAIRLTAVALHPFMPDTTKKIWKQLGLKSLADETRQSFGSEKYPEIFKWEWTPGYEIKVSKAEQLFPRIEVKKEMQREEKASAEPEAEGLNLITIDDFLKVKLKVGKVISAERVKKSNKLIKLQVDTGEMRQVVAGIGNVYAPEDLTGKKVVVVTNLQPAKLMGVESQGMVLAATDSDGVLSILTTEKDVKEGAGIK